Below is a genomic region from Dechloromonas denitrificans.
CGATCTGGCTTGTGGCAGCGGGCGACACACCCGTTTTCTGGCGGCACGCGGGTATTCCGTTCTGGCTGTCGATCGCGATGCCGGTGCGCTGGCTGTTTTGCGTGATGTACCGGGCGTTGCCGTGCAGGAAATGGATCTTGAAGGTGAGGCCTGGCCGTTGGAAGGCCTGCGATTTGACGGAATCGTGGTGACGAATTACCTGTGGCGCGCCCGTTTGAGTGATGTCATGGCGCTGCTCGCACCGGGTGGCATTCTGATTTACGACACTTTCA
It encodes:
- a CDS encoding class I SAM-dependent methyltransferase; this translates as MNEIPEMIRPSPWVERFASYIPVNGRVLDLACGSGRHTRFLAARGYSVLAVDRDAGALAVLRDVPGVAVQEMDLEGEAWPLEGLRFDGIVVTNYLWRARLSDVMALLAPGGILIYDTFMLGNEAYGKPSNPDFLLQPGELRQRVAAAGLRELAFAEGLTAAPKPAMRQSVCAVCD